The Arachis hypogaea cultivar Tifrunner chromosome 19, arahy.Tifrunner.gnm2.J5K5, whole genome shotgun sequence genome has a window encoding:
- the LOC112779728 gene encoding uncharacterized protein, whose amino-acid sequence MNDEARAIGERIEEIEQQDESSRVLSQNDSIAQVFGKEKPGRVRGVGFGPTPSQIFGPNSHGSGNGVQLEETQRKLLELQAELEDEKLKRKAMEDEAAAQKLKRKAMEDEAAAKKKKMKVMESALVYLFQRQGEELPPDIAAGMGFVE is encoded by the exons ATGAATGATGAAGCAAGAGCAATCGGT GAAAGAATTGAGGAGATTGAGCAGCAGGATGAGTCATCAAGGGTGTTGTCTCAAAATGATTCCATTGCTCAGGTTTTCGGAAAAGAGAAACCGGGTAGAGTACGTGGTGTGGGTTTTGGACCGACTCCTAGTCAAATCTTCGGTCCAAATTCACATGGGTCTGGCAATGGAGTCCAACTAGAGGAGACTCAGAGGAAGCTGCTTGAACTGCAGGCAGAGCTTGAAGACGAGAAGTTGAAGAGGAAGGCGATGGAGGATGAGGCAGCAGCACAGAAGTTGAAGAGGAAGGCGATGGAGGATGAGGCAGcagcaaagaagaaaaagatgaaggtgATGGAGAGTGCTCTGGTTTATCTGTTTCAACGCCAGGGTGAGGAGCTGCCACCAGACATCGCTGCAGGAATGGGTTTCGTGGAATGA
- the LOC112775134 gene encoding uncharacterized protein isoform X2 encodes MLGKAELLRVPQSSAATPPKMPPSPTRGTVNSSEDLEATHLAAVKHAGEAEILRVPYHQRRLHHKTLPENPRRVTGSPRSTPIAAIPKQGCEGRTASRATNQRRLHHKMPPEPREESLEARELCCRCCSTAKVLPILGPLPAVHETVEPPSTVRHPELSRPLPVPVEKLLEHTPNKTHYENALLVELDIASREEFKLMEHGLERLWDRLSRAKIQEASEEPGEVVPDSMEKEDVVSSDGSDEAISASRNGSMLSYDLNKTPKDNEYPYSGMSPGKKNAWHLAMWATNYLDP; translated from the exons ATGCTGGGGAAAGCAGAACTCCTTCGCGTGCCACAATCATCAGCGGCGACTCCACCAAAAATGCCGCCATCGCCTACGCGAGGCACGGTGAATAGCAGCGAAGATCTGGAGGCCACACACCTCGCCGCCGTGAAACATGCTGGGGAAGCAGAAATCCTTCGCGTGCCTTATCATCAGCGGCGACTCCATCACAAAACGCTGCCAG AAAACCCGCGAAGAGTAACTGGTAGCCCTCGAAGCACACCCATTGCTGCAATTCCAAAACAAGGTTGTGAAGGCAGGACTGCTTCGCGTGCCACAAATCAGCGGCGATTGCATCATAAAATGCCACCAG AACCCCGCGAAGAGTCATTGGAAGCGCGCGAACTCTGCTGCCGTTGCTGCTCCACTGCGAAGGTGCTGCCGATCCTGGGTCCTCTGCCTGCCGTGCACGAAACTGTTGAGCCACCCTCCACTGTTCGCCATCCCGAGCTCTCGCGGCCTCTCCCTGTCCCTG TAGAGAAGCTTCTAGAGCACACTCCAAACAAG ACACACTATGAAAATGCTCTGCTCGTTGAGCTGGATATTGCATCACGTGAGGAATTCAAGCTCATGGAACATGGCCTTGAACGACTATGGGACA ggttatctcgtGCAAAGATCCAAGAAGCATCCGAAGAACCAGGAGAGGTGGTTCCAGATTCGATGGAGAAAGAGGACGTTGTCTCCTCCGATGGGTCTGATGAGGCTATTTCTGCCAGTCGAAATGGTTCCATGCTATCCTATGACCTTAATAAAACACCAAAAGATAATGAATATCCTTACAGTGGAATGTCTCCTGGTAAGAAGAATGCATGGCACTTGGCTATGTGGGCAACAAATTACTTGGATCCTTGA
- the LOC112775134 gene encoding uncharacterized protein isoform X1, producing MLGKAELLRVPQSSAATPPKMPPSPTRGTVNSSEDLEATHLAAVKHAGEAEILRVPYHQRRLHHKTLPENPRRVTGSPRSTPIAAIPKQGCEGRTASRATNQRRLHHKMPPEPREESLEARELCCRCCSTAKVLPILGPLPAVHETVEPPSTVRHPELSRPLPVPGKLESRYFYPITRSRWFAEKMIEVSPFSSLDHATSFARQLWFNQSRIQSWLDAFSGQSHLYRAIRDAPASLMRELLFWDRKYRAKFGFEFITSTELWFTQKILDEVKTHYENALLVELDIASREEFKLMEHGLERLWDRLSRAKIQEASEEPGEVVPDSMEKEDVVSSDGSDEAISASRNGSMLSYDLNKTPKDNEYPYSGMSPGKKNAWHLAMWATNYLDP from the exons ATGCTGGGGAAAGCAGAACTCCTTCGCGTGCCACAATCATCAGCGGCGACTCCACCAAAAATGCCGCCATCGCCTACGCGAGGCACGGTGAATAGCAGCGAAGATCTGGAGGCCACACACCTCGCCGCCGTGAAACATGCTGGGGAAGCAGAAATCCTTCGCGTGCCTTATCATCAGCGGCGACTCCATCACAAAACGCTGCCAG AAAACCCGCGAAGAGTAACTGGTAGCCCTCGAAGCACACCCATTGCTGCAATTCCAAAACAAGGTTGTGAAGGCAGGACTGCTTCGCGTGCCACAAATCAGCGGCGATTGCATCATAAAATGCCACCAG AACCCCGCGAAGAGTCATTGGAAGCGCGCGAACTCTGCTGCCGTTGCTGCTCCACTGCGAAGGTGCTGCCGATCCTGGGTCCTCTGCCTGCCGTGCACGAAACTGTTGAGCCACCCTCCACTGTTCGCCATCCCGAGCTCTCGCGGCCTCTCCCTGTCCCTG GGAAATTGGAGAGCCGATACTTCTATCCCATTACCAGAAGCCGTTGGTTCGCAGAGAAGATGATAGAGGTGTCTCCATTCTCTTCGTTGGACCACGCAACATCCTTTGCAAGGCAGTTGTGGTTCAATCAGTCGCGTATACAGTCATGGCTGGATGCCTTTTCTGGACAAAGTCACCTCTATCGAGCCATTCGTGATGCGCCAGCTTCTCTGATGAGG GAATTGCTATTTTGGGACCGAAAGTACCGGGCTAAATTTGGGTTTGAGTTTATAACAAGTACGGAATTGTGGTTCACACAGAAAATACTTGACGAGGTGAAG ACACACTATGAAAATGCTCTGCTCGTTGAGCTGGATATTGCATCACGTGAGGAATTCAAGCTCATGGAACATGGCCTTGAACGACTATGGGACA ggttatctcgtGCAAAGATCCAAGAAGCATCCGAAGAACCAGGAGAGGTGGTTCCAGATTCGATGGAGAAAGAGGACGTTGTCTCCTCCGATGGGTCTGATGAGGCTATTTCTGCCAGTCGAAATGGTTCCATGCTATCCTATGACCTTAATAAAACACCAAAAGATAATGAATATCCTTACAGTGGAATGTCTCCTGGTAAGAAGAATGCATGGCACTTGGCTATGTGGGCAACAAATTACTTGGATCCTTGA